A region of Panicum virgatum strain AP13 chromosome 8N, P.virgatum_v5, whole genome shotgun sequence DNA encodes the following proteins:
- the LOC120685916 gene encoding probable protein phosphatase 2C 75, whose amino-acid sequence MGSCLTAEQRLATAAGAAPRGKEREGRTTEEEVPGRIAGNGVGSAACLFTRQGRKGTNQDAMVVLENFNGRADTVFCGVFDGHGPHGHIVARKVRDTLPSKLCDLICDDYGESPISNLDGSILEETLSPYADAEDKSPMSEQKQEHREFFCTMKDSYRKAFRVTDKELKLHRNIDSICSGSTAVTLIKQGQDLIVGNLGDSRAVLGTRDQKGRLVAHQLTVDLKPDHPREARRIKRCNGRVFAHQDEPDVARLWLPNCNSPGLAMARAFGDFCLKDFGLICVPEVTYRQITEKDEFIVLATDGVWDVLTNQEVVDVVASCSNRSFAARSVVDLANQAWRFKYPTSKTDDCATICLFLYKDDSSGGLSGSSVSSKGIGSSSKAQGRSTKPRLSSKRVRPEDADDGSDSNVSGDERSLESFTRLNTLLTLPKFGDTNPIR is encoded by the exons ATGGGATCGTGCCTGACGGCGGAGCAGCGGCTAGCCAcggcagcaggggcggcgccccggGGCAAAGAGCGAGAGGGCAGGAcgacggaggaggaggtgcctgGGAGGATCGCCGGCAACGGAGTGGGCAGTGCGGCCTGCCTGTTCACGCGGCAGGGGAGGAAGGGCACCAACCAGGACGCCATGGTCGTCTTGGAG AACTTTAATGGAAGAGCAGACACAGTATTTTGTGGAGTTTTTGATggacatggcccacatggccatATCGTCGCAAGGAAAGTTAGAGATACTCTCCCTTCGAAGCTGTGTGATTTGATATGTGATGACTATGGGGAAAGCCCTATCAGCAACTTAGATGGCTCAATTCTAGAAGAGACTTTATCTCCATATGCAGATGCAGAAGACAAGTCTCCCATGTCTGAACAGAAACAAGAACATCGGGAATTCTTTTGCACAATGAAAGATTCATACCGAAAGGCCTTTAGAGTAACAGATAAAGAACTTAAATTACACAGAAATATTGATAGCATTTGCAGTGGAAGTACAGCAGTTACTTTAATCAAGCAG GGTCAGGACCTTATTGTTGGGAATTTAGGTGACTCTAGGGCTGTATTAGGCACCCGAGATCAAAAGGGTCGCTTGGTGGCTCATCAGTTGACAGTTGACCTGAAACCTGATCATCCAA GGGAGGCAAGGAGAATCAAGCGATGTAATGGAAGGGTCTTTGCTCATCAGGATGAACCAGATGTGGCTCGTCTTTGGCTTCCTAATTGCAACTCCCCTGGTCTAGcaatggcacgagcttttggtGATTTTTGTCTAAAAGATTTTGGGCTAATTTGTGTGCCTGAGGTCACCTACAGACAAATCACAGAGAAGGATGAGTTCATTGTCCTTGCTACAGATGGG GTGTGGGATGTCTTAACCAATCAGGAAGTCGTGGATGTTGTTGCTTCATGCTCTAATCGTTCCTTTGCAGCTCGTTCTGTTGTTGACTTAGCAAATCAAGCTTGGAGGTTCAAATATCCAACCTCCAAAACTGATGATTGTGCAACGATATGTCTTTTTCTCTACAAGGATGACAGTTCTGGTGGTTTATCAGGATCTTCTGTTAGTAGCAAGGGAATTGGCTCCAGTTCAAAGGCACAAGGCCGGTCAACAAAGCCCAGGCTCAGTAGTAAAAGAGTAAGGCCtgaagatgcagatgatggaAGTGACTCAAATGTAAGTGGAGATGAGAGGTCCTTAGAGAGCTTTACCAGGTTAAACACACTACTAACACTACCCAAGTTCGGTGACACAAACCCAATAAGGTAA